One window from the genome of Lynx canadensis isolate LIC74 chromosome E3, mLynCan4.pri.v2, whole genome shotgun sequence encodes:
- the MDH2 gene encoding malate dehydrogenase, mitochondrial gives MLSALARPAGAALRRSFSTSAQNNAKVAVLGASGGIGQPLSLLLKNSPLVSRLTLYDIAHTPGVAADLSHIETRAAVKGYLGPEQLPDCLKGCDVVVIPAGVPRKPGMTRDDLFNTNASIVATLTAACAQHCPEAMICIISNPVNSTIPITAEVFKKHGVYNPNKIFGVTTLDIVRANTFIAELKGLDPARVNVPVIGGHAGKTIIPLISQCTPKVDLPQDQLTAVTGRIQEAGTEVVKAKAGAGSATLSMAYAGARFVFSLVDAINGKEGVVECSFVKSQETDCPYFSTPLLLGKKGIEKNLGIGKISPFEEKMIAEALPELKASIKKGEEFVKNMK, from the exons ATGCTGTCCGCCCTCGCCCGCCCTGCCGGCGCCGCTCTCCGCCGCAGCTTCAGCACCTCAGCCCAG AACAATGCTAAAGTAGCTGTGTTAGGGGCTTCTGGAGGAATTGGACAGCCCCTTTCGCTTCTCCTCAAGAACAGCCCCTTGGTGAGCCGCCTGACCCTCTACGACATTGCTCACACACCCGGAGTGGCTGCAGATCTGAGCCACATCGAGACCAGAGCAGCTGTGAAAG GCTACCTCGGACCTGAGCAGCTGCCAGACTGCCTGAAAGGTTGTGATGTGGTGGTTATTCCCGCAGGAGTCCCGAGAAAACCAG GCATGACACGGGATGATCTGTTCAACACCAATGCCTCTATCGTGGCCACCCTGACCGCTGCCTGCGCCCAGCATTGCCCCGAGGCCATGATCTGCATCATTTCAAACCCG GTTAACTCCACCATCCCGATTACGGCGGAAGTTTTCAAGAAGCATGGAGTATACAACCCCAATAAAATCTTCGGGGTGACAACCCTGGACATTGTCAGAGCCAACACTTTTATTGCAGAACTGAAG GGTTTGGATCCAGCTCGAGTCAACGTTCCTGTCATTGGCGGCCATGCTGGGAAGACCATCATCCCCCTGATCTCTCAG TGTACTCCCAAGGTGGACCTACCCCAGGACCAGCTGACAGCCGTCACTGGGCGGATCCAGGAGGCCGGCACGGAGGTGGTGAAGGCCAAAGCTGGAGCAG GCTCTGCCACCCTGTCCATGGCATACGCCGGAGCCCGGTTTGTCTTCTCCCTCGTGGATGCCATCAACGGAAAGGAAGGAGTTGTCGAATGTTCCTTCGTTAAatcccaagaaacagactgtccCTATTTCTCCACACCTTTACTGCTGGGG aaAAAGGGCATCGAGAAGAACCTAGGCATCGGCAAGATCTCTCCTTTCGAAGAGAAGATGATCGCCGAAGCCCTCCCTGAGCTGAAGGCCTCCATCAAGAAAGGAGAAGAGTTCGTGAAGAACATGAAATGA